The Lycium ferocissimum isolate CSIRO_LF1 chromosome 1, AGI_CSIRO_Lferr_CH_V1, whole genome shotgun sequence genome includes a region encoding these proteins:
- the LOC132056436 gene encoding uncharacterized protein LOC132056436 isoform X2 codes for MLTSSLRLPFLPLPQSHLVFSPLNFTKIVHFSNPNCSISSSKRCASTTSSSHGQTWPDGDAERYCNNDNLRNEDDYAIQMFGSDEELSTQIPTQAQSVVEGSGAVLVSEYKPVPDVDYLQELLAIQQQGPRNIGFFGTRNMGFMHQELIEILSYALVITKNHIFTSGAAGTNAAVIRGALRAERPELLTVILPQSLKKQPPESQELLSKVKHVIEKPHNDHLSLLEASRYFTSMAWVT; via the exons ATGCTAACTTCTTCATTGAGGCTTCCTTTTTTGCCTCTTCCTCAGTCTCATCTTGTGTTTTCCCCTTTGAATTTCACTAAAATTGTTCACTTTTCAAACCCCAATTGTTCTATTTCATCTTCCAAAAGATGTGCTTCAACAACTTCATCTTCACATGGACAAACG TGGCCAGATGGAGATGCTGAAAGATATTGCAACAATGATAATTTGAGGAATGAAGATGATTATGCAATTCAGATGTTTGGTTCTGATGAAGAACTCAGCACTCAGATTCCAACTCAAGCTCAGTCTGTTGTTGAAGGCTCGGGAGCAGTTTTGGTGTCAGAGTATAAGCCAGTTCCGGATGTAGACTATCTGCAG GAGTTGTTAGCAATTCAACAACAAGGTCCGAGAAATATTGGCTTTTTTGGGACACGAAACATGGGATTTATGCATCAAGAACTTATTGAGATTTTAAGCTACGCCTTGGTCATTACG AAAAATCACATCTTTACTTCTGGAGCAGCAGGCACCAATGCTGCTGTCATAAGAGGTGCTCTTCGTGCTGAGAGGCCAGAGCTGCTAACTGTAATACTGCCGCAGAGCCTGAAAAAACAACCACCGGAAAGTCAAGAGTTATTGTCTAAA GTGAAACATGTGATAGAGAAACCTCACAATGACCATCTCTCGCTGCTAGAAGCTAGCAG GTACTTTACTAGCATGGCTTGGGTTACCTGA
- the LOC132056436 gene encoding uncharacterized protein LOC132056436 isoform X1, whose product MLTSSLRLPFLPLPQSHLVFSPLNFTKIVHFSNPNCSISSSKRCASTTSSSHGQTWPDGDAERYCNNDNLRNEDDYAIQMFGSDEELSTQIPTQAQSVVEGSGAVLVSEYKPVPDVDYLQELLAIQQQGPRNIGFFGTRNMGFMHQELIEILSYALVITKNHIFTSGAAGTNAAVIRGALRAERPELLTVILPQSLKKQPPESQELLSKVKHVIEKPHNDHLSLLEASRLCNMDIISQVQQVICFAFHDSRLLMETCQEAKNLRKIVTLFYLD is encoded by the exons ATGCTAACTTCTTCATTGAGGCTTCCTTTTTTGCCTCTTCCTCAGTCTCATCTTGTGTTTTCCCCTTTGAATTTCACTAAAATTGTTCACTTTTCAAACCCCAATTGTTCTATTTCATCTTCCAAAAGATGTGCTTCAACAACTTCATCTTCACATGGACAAACG TGGCCAGATGGAGATGCTGAAAGATATTGCAACAATGATAATTTGAGGAATGAAGATGATTATGCAATTCAGATGTTTGGTTCTGATGAAGAACTCAGCACTCAGATTCCAACTCAAGCTCAGTCTGTTGTTGAAGGCTCGGGAGCAGTTTTGGTGTCAGAGTATAAGCCAGTTCCGGATGTAGACTATCTGCAG GAGTTGTTAGCAATTCAACAACAAGGTCCGAGAAATATTGGCTTTTTTGGGACACGAAACATGGGATTTATGCATCAAGAACTTATTGAGATTTTAAGCTACGCCTTGGTCATTACG AAAAATCACATCTTTACTTCTGGAGCAGCAGGCACCAATGCTGCTGTCATAAGAGGTGCTCTTCGTGCTGAGAGGCCAGAGCTGCTAACTGTAATACTGCCGCAGAGCCTGAAAAAACAACCACCGGAAAGTCAAGAGTTATTGTCTAAA GTGAAACATGTGATAGAGAAACCTCACAATGACCATCTCTCGCTGCTAGAAGCTAGCAG GCTGTGTAACATGGACATCATTTCCCAAGTGCAGCAAGTTATTTGCTTTGCCTTTCATGATAGCAGATTGCTTATGGAAACATGTCAAGAAGCCAAGAATCTTAGGAAGATTGTTACTCTCTTTTACTTGGACTAA
- the LOC132056436 gene encoding uncharacterized protein LOC132056436 isoform X3 codes for MFGSDEELSTQIPTQAQSVVEGSGAVLVSEYKPVPDVDYLQELLAIQQQGPRNIGFFGTRNMGFMHQELIEILSYALVITKNHIFTSGAAGTNAAVIRGALRAERPELLTVILPQSLKKQPPESQELLSKVKHVIEKPHNDHLSLLEASRLCNMDIISQVQQVICFAFHDSRLLMETCQEAKNLRKIVTLFYLD; via the exons ATGTTTGGTTCTGATGAAGAACTCAGCACTCAGATTCCAACTCAAGCTCAGTCTGTTGTTGAAGGCTCGGGAGCAGTTTTGGTGTCAGAGTATAAGCCAGTTCCGGATGTAGACTATCTGCAG GAGTTGTTAGCAATTCAACAACAAGGTCCGAGAAATATTGGCTTTTTTGGGACACGAAACATGGGATTTATGCATCAAGAACTTATTGAGATTTTAAGCTACGCCTTGGTCATTACG AAAAATCACATCTTTACTTCTGGAGCAGCAGGCACCAATGCTGCTGTCATAAGAGGTGCTCTTCGTGCTGAGAGGCCAGAGCTGCTAACTGTAATACTGCCGCAGAGCCTGAAAAAACAACCACCGGAAAGTCAAGAGTTATTGTCTAAA GTGAAACATGTGATAGAGAAACCTCACAATGACCATCTCTCGCTGCTAGAAGCTAGCAG GCTGTGTAACATGGACATCATTTCCCAAGTGCAGCAAGTTATTTGCTTTGCCTTTCATGATAGCAGATTGCTTATGGAAACATGTCAAGAAGCCAAGAATCTTAGGAAGATTGTTACTCTCTTTTACTTGGACTAA